In Zingiber officinale cultivar Zhangliang chromosome 3B, Zo_v1.1, whole genome shotgun sequence, a single window of DNA contains:
- the LOC122055734 gene encoding uncharacterized protein LOC122055734, translating to MGCAASKLEGEDLRPGPYSVQRKIMEVKRPPRRGRRLSTVSTTELLRSSDADGEHGVEKLAAVEEFPEEKGRRLWQRVAGDEQLPGSPSFRFYFAGSTDADESDDGSEIFQKENTEKHKQTVDGTTSKDSDTSQGKEKKGKKLRVLRKTPHATDCPSLVVGKAS from the exons ATGGGCTGCGCCGCGTCGAAGCTGGAGGGGGAGGATTTGCGGCCGGGGCCCTACTCGGTCCAGCGCAAGATCATGGAGGTGAAGCGGCCCCCGCGGCGGGGGCGCCGCCTGAGCACCGTCTCCACCACTGAGCTGCTCCGCTCCTCGGACGCGGACGGCGAGCATGGAGTCGAGAAGTTAGCGGCGGTGGAGGAGTTTCCGGAGGAGAAGGGGAGGCGATTGTGGCAGCGAGTCGCCGGGGACGAGCAGCTTCCCGGATCGCCGAGTTTTAGGTTTTACTTCGCCGGATCCACCGACGCCGACGAATCCGACGACGGCTCCGAAATCTTCCAAAAAG AGAACACTGAGAAACATAAGCAAACTGTGGATGGAACAACAAGCAAG GACTCTGATACTagtcaaggaaaagaaaagaaagggaagaaattgAGAGTATTAAGAAAAACTCCTCATGCCACGGATTGCCCAAGCCTTGTAGTTGGAAAAGCCTCTTAA